From the Schistocerca piceifrons isolate TAMUIC-IGC-003096 chromosome 2, iqSchPice1.1, whole genome shotgun sequence genome, the window TCAGAAAGGACCACTAAGAGGAAGAGAAATGGTAACATACAGCCCCTGATCATCAGACAGTGTACTAAAATCCCAGCTTACATTCCATGTATCGTAACACTGTTTTTTGGAAGAAGACCTCAAAATTGATGGCCCACTTAGGTTTTTCAAGGGTAGAAGACTATGAACTAGCAGCAGGTTTCATCATCTACCTTCTTGCTCCTCCAACACCAACAAAAAAGGCACTTATACTTAAGAAACATTCATCATAAGCACTTACACTAAGCAATAATAAGTTGACGGGTTGTATGTATAGCCTGCTGAAGTCAAACTGTTTGCAACAGTTTATGAGCCTTAACGggcattttttaattaattaattaatttttttcactcaGCTTTCCTAAACAATGCCAAGAAAATTTTGTGGCCCTAAGACTCAATTTAAATAAGTACCTGAGAGCCATACAATAAAACCTGGAATACATTACGTACTACAACGGAGCAAAAAATGGGGATCGATatcctgatgataaaaaaaaactgCTATTTACATCATAAAATGATTgggggaaaaataaatttgtgccCCAAACTAAGTACAGGAAGGAATCATTTGAGAGAACACATTCTGAGGTGCCAAGAAATCATCAAATTGgtaatgggtggtggtggtggtggttaaaactgtagagggaaacaaaggcttgaatacaataagcaggttcaaatggacatATGTTGCAGTCATTacacagagataaagaggctttcaCAAGATAGACCAatgaggagagctgcatcaaacaagtcttacAGTGAAGACCACCAAGAAGTACATCAGTCACATCCTGTTCAAAAGAACCATTCCAGTATTTGCATTAAGCAataccatggaaaacctaaacttGTCAGCCAGGTGTATATTTGAACCCTGGTCTTCTGGGTCCAGTGCCTTAATCAGTATGCCACCTCacttaatataattaaaaatggatTCTTTTGCTTCAACTTAAGGTCACCCTCCCTGAGGGTAATCATAGGTATTATGATAGCTTTCCTTATGAATGATCCTCTTTCTGGAAGTCTTGCTGAAACATACATCTATAAGTACTGCAATGGAGGCCTACCACGTATAAACTCACATTGTATAAGAGACAGAAACTGTAAGCACTATCAAACTGTAAGAATCAAAATTTGCattcagtttctttgcctcacagaaaGGTATGCAGTTACAAAGAGGGGAAGAAAGGAGACACCTTAGAATTTTTTTTCCATGAAGTTCTGCAAATAGCAGTCAGTCCAATGGTTAGActgcggggtcccaggttcgattcctggctgggtctgtGCTGCTCTAATCACTTCATCTCACTTTCATCATAAAGATGCACACATCACTTTAGTGgtatcaaatagaaagacttgcaccaggtggccgAACAATCCCATCCCAGATGGGGTCTCCTCAACAATAATGATAtatgaacatttcatttcatttgacaaAAGAAATAGCTGTACACAAGAAACAAACCACTGCCCTCTACTGAAACTGATGTCTAGGTCAAACACAGATGTGTACTGTCGCCCCAGTTGTGCTTGAAGAATTAACATGTGCTGCCCCCCGCCCCCTTTATTTTGGAAAATTCAGATGCATTTTAGGTAGAATAAtacataattattgttgttgtctactactactactactactactactactactactaaatggTAAAGTCAATAATCTTTGACACAGGACCAAATTTTGAAGCAAAGACTAATCTCAAAATAACAAACTTGTGGAGCAACAAACCCTCCCAGGATAGCCCCACATAGAGACACACTTGTGTAGGCGGCCGCACAAGGccacaaacaaagaaagaatcAAGTAGGAATTAATAAGGAATCATTCAGAAGATGACAAATTCCACACCATTTGCCAAAGAACAAACCACTGGTACATCCATAATTTCCCTATCACTTTTACCtcaagttgcttcaaaattcaacTTTGATTCAAAtcattaacaaaatttaaaaaataaaggaattttCCTGACAAGTATTCCTAACATACTGAGGAACCAAAACAGAAACAGATTTTGGCAGGCATCATTCTGAGAGCAGTTGATAACTAACTCAAAATggtggcaaccattaaaaactaCTCAAGATTTAATAAGTTCTTCTTCTTCATAATATAGGCATTCTGATAATGAGAACTGACTTCCTCATGGTTGGAACTGAGCCAGAATAGGAAATCTCTTTCAGCAAAAACAAATGGTCAGTTTCTACAaagagcaaaagaaaattttcatcTGAGAGCATTACTGCAGCATATACGCAACATGGCACAACTCTGATGCGGGTATACATGCATCGAAACGTAGGCAAGAAATTAGTGTAGCATTTCTGTCTTTCCAACATGCACTTAataaatgcggaaatgtgaactacGGTGACATtactaccaaatgcatccaaacaggatcaACATGTTGCTATTCTTCTATCGGCTGCTGAAAGACAAACAATGGTAGACATCAATAAGGGAATGAAGAACGTCTATGGGCTGCATATTTGTTGAAAACCACCACTGTGGAATGGTGACAagagtgctgctgcttcatgatgacaTATGTCCCCATGTATTGTAAATGTCATAACACAGATGTAacgctcaagtgggagacactagcGCACTTGCCCTGTAGTCCTTACATCTCCCCATTTGATTATCACACCTTCTGTCTCTAAAAGGCCTTCAAGGATCAACGATTCCTGTCAGACAAGGACGTGTAGCAGTGTTACGGACTTCTTGTGCAGAAGGACAGAATGTTTTActaaacaggtatcttcaacctgatgcaCTGGTTGGATGATTGTCTCAATGTTAACAGTGATTTTGGCTGATTAGCATACCGATTCTGGGATATACGGTCTctgaatggaaactttttggtcgATGTTTCAGCAGGGAGGCTTTGCCCCCTGCCCTCCCACATAACTGTCAAAGGCTCTATTTTTTCAAGTTGGAAGCTTACAGAACTGATACCATCTGAGGCACAAAAGGTCTACCTCGTGGCACATTCTGCCCCATTAAGTTTGATCTCCGAGCAGGCCTacagctgcagcgttttcactcTTGCAGATGAGTCTTGGTACAGGCACTTACCATCCTGCAGTTAGTAGTAGTTTAGCTAGTAACATCTTGAGCAGAACATAGCAACAGTGTGTGCGTACACATgccattcattcactcagtgaataCAAGTATCTCATGCTACAAATACAAACTAAAGGTGCCAGCTGTGCGGTAAGATTCACTGGACTCTCCCCCTGTGCTATCTTGATCTATTCTACAATAGGTTCATGACTTCAGGAAATGACACCTGTCATCAGAGGATGAATTTCCATGTCACTctacaatatttaaatgttttagtgGGAGTAGCTCTAGCTTCAAAGATCCTCCCCCCTTACAACAACATGCTCAAACAGTTGGCAGGATGATGATATTACAGTAATACATTCTAGTGCAAGAAGACCACTGTACACCATACCAGCAACTGGCAAGGATCGCTGGACCTGTTCATAACTGTAATCCACAACCACTACATAAAACACCATATCAAAGTGACAAGCTTTGTTTTTTGCAGATGCCACAATTCTTTCCATAAGAGCAAACAGTACATTATTCCCAGTGCAAAAAATTCTAAAACCATTCACTGAACTAAGTATGTTGGGATTtcagaaagtaaattacatatGCTGTCCCATGCTATGATAATTGAATCACAAAAGTGGTGTATGTTCCAGCTTTCCTGTAGATACAGTTCTTCTGCTGTAtgaataacaggtgcatcacagtatgGGAATGAAATAGTGCAGCAAGTGGAAACATATTCCAAAGCTGAAGAATGCAGGGAAGTACAATTCTGTGGTCAAattgtctaaattgcacacagattcacagtCAAATTCTGGCAGCATAAGGGTCAAATGCAATGTCACATCTACGTACAGTGAAACTGAGTCAACATTTTCACCAAGGACACACAGATGTGGGCAATGCTGATCAGGAAGGAAAGCAACTGACATCAACCACAGATGACAATGTCCAAGCAATCTTTTTTGGCAAGATGAAAGAACATTTGAGGgataggggtaggggtaggggtaggggtaggggtaggggtaggggtaggggtgggggtgggggtgggggtgggggtgggggtgggggtggggatagGGGTAGGGTTGGGGTGAGGGTAGGGATAGGGGTGCGGGGGTAGGGATGGTGTGggtgaaagggagggggggggggggaagagattttCCAATAACAAAGATGTTCTCACCACAGTTCTTGAGCAGTTCCATGACCAAGTAGAAGATTTTTACAGTTGAGGAATTGGAAACTGGTAAAGCATACTGACTGTTGTTTACACagacttggtgactatgctgaaaaattAGGTCATGTACATGTAAActatagtgcagcattcagtaaaagttatttCCCTccgataataatgtgtaacttactttttaaaaGTCTCTCATAAATAGCATTGTTACAGGCTCAGGAACATAACTTTATCACGATTATGTTTCAACAAAGTTGCACAACATGAAGTGGTCATTTGAAAATGATGGGTGTACTGATATCAATTAAAAAAATTCCTATTTTTCAAGACAACCTTTTTTAAAATACACCAACTGGAGAGTGGAATGCAAAACAATCTTGCATCAAGTCATGGAGGTGTTAAAAGCAATTCAATGAATTCACCTGTGAGTTGGGCACCTCATGATGAATGTGAGTAAAGTTTAGCACCATGTTGACAATGGAAACATATGTGGTCCACCTACAGATATGAGCTTGTCCCATGTGAATCTGCCTTGTTTCGCAACTGAAGCTTCAGCTGATAGATTGGTAATATTCTGTAGATGAAAAGATCCTTAATGAATGTGATGATCAAGTTTATCTGCCAAAAgacatttagaaaaaaatggtttatGACTCGTTTTGAAAGGTGATGAGATACAGTGAGTGTAGCAAAATAGTTTTGAAACATTTAATGAACAGCATTGTGTTGACAAGCTATCCAAGTGCTTATTTTTACTACCCAATAATAGATGATAGTAGTTATGAGTGATGGGCAGTGGGAAGGAAATGCGATGTGAGACACAAATGAAAGAGCTTATACTTTTTCATAGCTAGTCATATTCTTGTACATGATGAGACTTACGATtaatttttgcatatttttttaaatgatgacattagtccaaaaaatgattcaaatggctctgagcactatgggacttaacacctgaggtcatcagtcccctagaacttagaactactgaaacctaactaacctaagaacatcacacacatccatgcccgaggcaggatttgaacctgcagccatagcggtcgtgcggttccagactgaagcacctagaactgctcagccacaatggccggcaaacACTCATCCAGTTTTGACAGAAATGAGAGACTTAGTTAGCTGTGGCTTAGTTTAAGAAATTCTGACATTTATTTTGGTAGAATGAGGCAAATTGTGACAGCTAGAACTaggatgaaggaaggaaggaaaatttgcGTTTAACATCCAGTTGAcaccattagagacagagcacctgctcgaaatgtttcaaggatggggaaggaaatcagccatgccctttcaagtgAACCATGGTGGAATTTAGCATCTGGAGCAATTTTGGGaaaatacggaaaacctaaatctggatggttggacaCAGATGAgaaccactgtcctcctgaatgcgagtccagtaagcCGACGAAAGGGTCATCTTGCTTGGTACAGCTAAGACGCTCACTTTAGGACTCAGGCCCAATTCTTTCCAAATATCAGAGCAGTATATTATTACTTCACCACTGGTGCAGGTTTAGAGGACAGATGGCTGAGAACAGAAGTTTGTATTGACATTCTATTCAAATAACCTACACAAGTAGGAATCAGTCAGGCCCTTATGGTCTGCTAAACACAATACACCAGATCAGAGGCCTCAAATTGTAGAAATGGTGGGCCCACTTACCAACCCATCACTTACAAGGCTCAATACACTAAAAGACTGAGGAACAAGCACTTtggcatacagagagagagagagagagagaaaggaggtgGGGAAAGCCAATGCTCATAGTGATTTCAATTGTTATTCTTTACTTTTGTTTCCCTTTTATAACTGGATGTCCATAATTTATAGTTGGTTCGCCTTTCTATGCTTTAATTGCTGTTTTGAGACTGTGTCCGTAATGTGAAAAACTGCTGCAACTACTTTCACCTGGGCTTCTAATTTCTGTTAACTTAGATATCCAAGTATgcagtaaaataatgaaaaacttataATCAGATTGCAAAACCTAAGAATCACAACTTAAGCTCTTATTAAATCCATACTATGTTATATGAAAGTGAGTTGCATAATGACTGCACTCCAGACCAATTTCTAGTCTGTTGTCCAAGGACATTATTATAGTGTACAAGATAGGCCACATATCCATTCACAGAAAAGCGCAACCTAATATCAAGAACAAGACAGAAATTGGAAATACTATATACACTGCCATTCGAGGGTAACAGCTGGAAATCAAATGCAATTTTCGTTCAGTCTCAATGGCACTGTAATGAGGCATTTCCAGTATTACCACTTCATTTGACCAAAAGGATAAATCAAAGTTGCATTCAGTTTGATTTATACAAGCATGAGTGTAATTAGTGTACTTGAATCTAGGTTTAAACATTTCAAATACTGCATTAATAGTATTATCAACAAAATCATTATCACTATAAAATATGTAATGGTagtagccatcttcttgtaccttaTAGTCTACGATTGTTGTATATGTCATATTACTGGGACCTTTTGTACAATTCTGAGACGGTACAAGGTCATGCTCAAATACAGTGTGTTTCCCGTAACAACGCAGCAGTTCATTTTCAAAGCTTGACTCTGATGACTCCACATCATCTTCTGGTTCTGTGTAATTAGCAGCAGTACCACCATGAGCCATACCTCCATCCAACGCATGGACATCCCTCCGCTGTCTTTGGTACTGTCCTTCATCACCAGCAACACTCACTTCTTTGCGTCTGATATTTCGAGCTCTACTTTTGGCATGTCGCATTTTTCTTGACGAATTAGCACTTGTGTCATTACTTTGATTCAAACTAGTTAAATACAAGGACTCATTGGCATGTTTCTGTAAATGAGATCTGATCACCTCTAATGCCTGAACTTCTTCAGCACCTAAACTATCATCATCACTGTTCCCTGTATCACTCTGTTTCACTTCATCCAAatttgggattttttcaatattttgctTCAGTTGTTTGGGCAGTACAGGAAGAATTACTCTGTTCGTTCCCTTTGAAAATGAGAGCGGATAATCACCTCCATCGTCTGTTTCATCTTCTCCTTCAAACTGTTCAGCAGACTGTTCTGACATACCTTGGATATGAGTATCATGCTGTGGAACACTGCGTCCTTTCTCTGTAAGACTTTGTTGCTGTTTGTTAATCTCATACACAGTGATCCCTTTATTATAGAACCTGTCTACAAGAATTCTATCAGACACCTTTCGAACACCTTGGTCAATCAGGTCGCATTTCTTGAGAGTTTTGTCTCCCTTGACAATCAACATTCGTGCTCCAGGGTTGCTGTGGAAGAAAAGCAAAATGTTATGAACTGCCTATCAAAATTAAAAACCACACATTCACAATACTCTAATGTGAGAAACAGGTATTTCCCTAATCTTCATACAGCAAAAGAATGTTTATTTCAGCAAGCTATCAGGGAAGCACGTAGGCAACATAGTTCTATTCATATTTTTCATGCTAAAATTACCTTAACTAAGAACTCGTTACATCTTATAGTCTGGAATCAGTCCAAGACAAATAATAGTACCAAAACTCTCagtttaatgcagatgagcaggaaaaacaaacccataatgttgggTTACAGCATTGGTAGGGTTCCCCTTGACACATTCACATTGTTAAAATATCTgcatgtaacattgcaaagcaatacaaaatggaacgagcatatgaggattgtTGTAGGAAAGTCAAATGATTGACTTTCGTTTACAGGGAGAATTCTGgcaaagtgtggttcacctgtaaaggacaccACATACAGGATGCTAGAGTCacatattcttgagtacagctcgaatgtttgggatctataccaggtcagactaaaggaagacattgaagcaattcagagacggactgttagatttgtttctggtaggttcaaacaacgaACAAGTGTTAAGGAAACGCTTCAGGAACACACATGGGTATCCCTTGAGGGAAGGATGTTCTTTTTTGgtaacactattgaaaaaatttagagaactagcatttgaatctgactgcaggatgattctgttgcctccaacatgtAAGGACGAAgataacatacaaaaaattatGGTTCCTACAgaggcatacaaacagtagtttttccctcattctatttgcgagtggaacaggaaaggaaatgactagtagtggtatgggcTACCCTCCGCATCTCGCCATAatatggattgcggagtatcgatcTAAATGTAGATAGATATTAGCAACAGTACATCACAACAAAAATGTCACTGTAATATAAGCATGAAGTTtcatttttaagtgaaaaaaaattgtaattagtatCTGCAGTAGGTTACAAAGAATGACCTTTGTTGGAAAAGCTATGTAAAGTTATGTTATATATAATTTTCTTCGCTTTCCAGACAGCCTAAATTAATCATTGCTCAATGATCCACAATGGAATAatcacaatattataaaaaggatgaattgctactcaccatgtagaggagatgtAGAGTCGCAGactgacacaacaaaaagactgttaaacatgtGAGATGCACAGCTGCCCGCAGTCTggactcagtggccagagacagcggTAATTTGTATATCAGCTGCGCTTGTGTGTGTTGTCTAGGAGGCCTTTTGGACAAAAGCTCACATGTATAGCAGTCTTTCTgcaatgcctgtctgcaactcaatatctcctctatatggcgagtagcaaattgcccttttcgtaatattgtcagtGTTCCATTTAGTAATCCCGGAAGCAAACACAGTGATGGAGGCAGACAAGCTGGTGTGGATAGTGCAGTGGAATAGTGCGGAAACCTGCCATGAAGGACACACATGATGCGTATTATGGCCAGACCTGTTGACAGACGTTTTTACTTACAGGCGGCAGTATGCAGAGTGAGCCACAGCTTATACTGACAGTGAGTTCAACCACCACCTCTTCTTCCACTTCATGATGAAAGTTGTTACCGAGTGTTCAGACCTTCTACTTTCCATAGACTGATCCACACCACGAGTTTCATTTCTTCTCATGGGGttctgtggaggaggaggaggaggaggaggaggaggaggaggagattagtgtttaacgtcccgaagacaatgaggtcattagagacagagcacaagctcggattatggaaggaaatcggctgtgacctttcaaaggaaccaacctggcatttgcctgaaacgatttagagaaatgacggaaaacgtaaatcaggatggccggagacgggtttgaaccgtcatcctcccgaatgcgagtccagtgtactaaccactgtacCACCACACTCAGTTCGAGTTCTGTTCCCCAGTTATTACTGAACCACTGTCAGCCAGTGAAGTACCCACACTGACAGTGTAGTGTAACGGTGTTGTCATTCATGTGGGGACAAAGGACATTCTTACTTTTTTTCTCCCCCTTTACATAGTGTTCATTTTAGACCAGCATGGACctagcatttctgtaatactggcTGGAACAATTGTGTCTATACAAGGAACAGCAGGAAGAGCAGATGTAGGTACTGATGAACCAGAATGTGGATTTGCTTTGTCCCCTTGTCCCACTAGTGGTGGGCTAGGCACCAGTTGTGCTGTTTTCTTCCCCGCCCCTGAAGCCTTTTGCAAGTTCTGATGAGTCTATGGAGAAGCGAGACAAATCCCTGGGCCAGTTCTTGTTGCACTCCCAGGTAAGGGTCTCATTGATCCAGGGGATAAGACTGCCTTGTATTTGTCAAGCAGTATCCAATACTTGAAGCTCTTCACTGAGCCCAAGAAACTCCCCTTTGACAAGCTCTGCTTATGCAGTATTTAAGGCACCATACATGTGTGGCGGCGGCACAGTTGCAGTTTAACCAGCTCCAGAATCATCGCGGGCAGTCATACGTGGCCTGAATCACTGATCTTCAGGGCTTCTTGTGCAAATGTTGTTTTGAGTGTTCCAAATGTGCTACCTCTTACGTAGACTAGCTAATTCAGAATGTGGTTGTCCAGTCAATATATGATCCTCACGTTCAGACTAGGGTACTGACCTTGTCCAGTCCTTCTTTAGCCAATGTTGCCCAGGTCACGGAATTGCATGAGCTGGCGGCACTGGCAATGGATGTCTTTTCTGATAAATGTTAGGTTCCTCAATTAGGTATGCATGATAAACAGCTCCAAGACTCCTAGTGCTCCGCAGGGTATCCCAGCTGGCCTCGCCTCCTGCTGAGTCACCATGTGTTGATGAGTCCAGTGCAATGGCATTGCAGCACTGGCAGTCTTTGCTGATGATTGTGCCCTGACTGGCACTTGCCGCACATTTAACAAGACTGCGGACACGTGGAAGCCAGGTGTGGGGTAGACCATCAGACAGACCATTTGGCAGCTGTTGGTGACAGCTGGTGAGCCATGAGTCAGGCGTCGGACACTCTTGTGTGTTTGCAGGATGCTGAGGCTGTCTTCAATGCCTTACACGTGTCGTTTTAGTGTATTTTGCTGACACTGGTTGTGGATGGGTGACCAGTTGAATTTCAAGCAGCCAAGGGATGATCAGCCTCACTTATTTAGGTACATACAGGTTCCTGGGGTGCCCGGTGTAACAGTGGCCACTATGTCACATTACATTCTACAGTAAACAGTGCATTCCTTTGTTGGGGAGCACTTTTCCATCTCCATGTGTTATAAGAATGTGGAATGGCAATTTACATAGTTAGTGGACAATTCACTATTGGTGCAAAATACTTTTGGgcttgatgatttttctgtttttggctTCCCGATAGTTGGCAAAATGCATTTACTGTCTCAACCCATTCCTTTTCATGATTCGGGGTGCTTAATATGGTC encodes:
- the LOC124777666 gene encoding uncharacterized protein LOC124777666, encoding MHGARRVATFCLLTAVLPTVLLVIPLYLRHSVFSDRMFEVAEDEILVLETVEGISTVFCQGHSLKMNSTFNAFQLRTVPEIGTKMKSSKIIKKFSLHDDTWEYWGFFLPKGSAINVTLCSSNPGARMLIVKGDKTLKKCDLIDQGVRKVSDRILVDRFYNKGITVYEINKQQQSLTEKGRSVPQHDTHIQGMSEQSAEQFEGEDETDDGGDYPLSFSKGTNRVILPVLPKQLKQNIEKIPNLDEVKQSDTGNSDDDSLGAEEVQALEVIRSHLQKHANESLYLTSLNQSNDTSANSSRKMRHAKSRARNIRRKEVSVAGDEGQYQRQRRDVHALDGGMAHGGTAANYTEPEDDVESSESSFENELLRCYGKHTVFEHDLVPSQNCTKGPSNMTYTTIVDYKVQEDGYYHYIFYSDNDFVDNTINAVFEMFKPRFKYTNYTHACINQTECNFDLSFWSNEVVILEMPHYSAIETERKLHLISSCYPRMAVYIVFPISVLFLILGCAFL